A DNA window from Anastrepha obliqua isolate idAnaObli1 chromosome 5, idAnaObli1_1.0, whole genome shotgun sequence contains the following coding sequences:
- the LOC129247401 gene encoding histone-lysine N-methyltransferase SETMAR-like yields the protein MHLKRNEVDPFLKRIITRDEKGTVYNNINRKQSWSRHDEAPQTTSQADIHQKKIMLSVWWHWKCVVYFELLQRNQTINSDVYCQQLDKLNTAINEKRSELSNRKGVIFHQDNARPHTSLVTRPKLRELGWTLLMHPPYSPDLAPSDYHLSLQSSLNGKTFGNDEAIKSHLVQFFANKG from the coding sequence ATGCATCTTAAACGCAATGAAGTCGATCCGTTCTTGAAACGGATTATCACTCGTGATGAAAAAGGAACTGTTTACAACAACATTAATCGAAAACAATCATGGTCCAGGCATGATGAAGCGCCACAAACCACTTCACAGGCTGATATTCACCAAAAGAAGATTATGCTGTCAGTTTGGTGGCACTGGAAGTGTgtggtatattttgagctgcttcagAGGAACCAAACGATTAATTCGGATGTCTACTGCCAACAATTGGACAAATTGAATACAGCCATCAACGAGAAGCGATCGGAATTGAGCAATCGTAAAGGTGTCATatttcatcaggacaacgctagaccGCATACATCTTTGGTCACTCGCCCAAAACTGAGAGAGCTTGGTTGGAcacttttgatgcatccaccatatagccctgaccttgcaccgtcAGACTACCATTTGTCTTTGCAGAGCTCCTTAAATGGTAAAACTTTCGGCAATGACGAGGCTATAAAATCGCACTTGGttcagttttttgcaaataaaggcTAG